In a genomic window of Urocitellus parryii isolate mUroPar1 chromosome 2, mUroPar1.hap1, whole genome shotgun sequence:
- the Mab21l1 gene encoding putative nucleotidyltransferase MAB21L1 → MIAAQAKLVYHLNKYYNEKCQARKAAIAKTIREVCKVVSDVLKEVEVQEPRFISSLNEMDNRYEGLEVISPTEFEVVLYLNQMGVFNFVDDGSLPGCAVLKLSDGRKRSMSLWVEFITASGYLSARKIRSRFQTLVAQAVDKCSYRDVVKMVADTSEVKLRIRDRYVVQITPAFKCTGIWPRSAAHWPLPHIPWPGPNRVAEVKAEGFNLLSKECHSLAGKQSSAESDAWVLQFAEAENRLQMGGCRKKCLSILKTLRDRHLELPGQPLNNYHMKTLVSYECEKHPRESDWDESCLGDRLNGILLQLISCLQCRRCPHYFLPNLDLFQGKPHSALENAAKQTWRLAREILTNPKSLEKL, encoded by the coding sequence ATGATCGCGGCCCAGGCCAAGCTGGTCTACCATCTGAATAAGTACTACAATGAAAAATGCCAAGCCAGGAAAGCTGCCATTGCCAAAACTATCCGGGAAGTCTGTAAAGTAGTTTCCGACGTATTGAAGGAAGTGGAAGTGCAGGAGCCCCGGTTCATCAGCTCTCTCAACGAGATGGACAATCGCTACGAGGGCCTGGAGGTCATCTCCCCTACCGAATTTGAAGTGGTGCTTTATCTTAACCAAATGGGGGTGTTCAACTTCGTGGACGACGGCTCGCTGCCCGGCTGCGCGGTGCTGAAGTTGAGCGACGGGCGCAAGAGGAGCATGTCCCTCTGGGTGGAATTCATTACCGCCTCCGGCTACCTCTCGGCGCGCAAAATCCGGTCCAGGTTTCAGACGCTGGTGGCTCAGGCGGTAGACAAATGTAGCTACAGGGATGTGGTAAAGATGGTGGCTGACACCAGCGAAGTGAAACTGAGAATCCGAGATAGGTACGTGGTGCAGATTACCCCAGCTTTCAAATGCACCGGGATCTGGCCAAGGAGTGCTGCCCACTGGCCACTTCCCCACATCCCCTGGCCAGGACCCAACCGGGTGGCAGAGGTCAAAGCGGAAGGGTTCAATCTCTTGTCCAAGGAGTGCCACTCCCTGGCCGGCAAACAGAGCTCGGCAGAGAGTGACGCCTGGGTGCTGCAGTTCGCGGAAGCCGAGAACAGACTGCAGATGGGGGGCTGCAGAAAGAAATGCCTCTCCATCCTTAAAACCTTGCGGGATCGTCACCTTGAACTGCCGGGTCAGCCCCTGAACAATTACCACATGAAGACTTTGGTTTCCTACGAGTGTGAAAAGCATCCCCGGGAATCAGACTGGGACGAGTCTTGCCTCGGTGATCGGCTAAACGGGATTTTGCTGCAACTCATCTCCTGCCTGCAGTGCCGGCGGTGTCCCCACTACTTCCTACCGAACTTAGATCTGTTTCAAGGCAAACCTCACTCGGCTCTGGAAAACGCTGCCAAACAAACGTGGCGACTAGCAAGAGAGATCCTGACCAACCCGAAAAGTTTGGAAAAACTTTAG